The genomic region GACCTGCCATGCGCTTTCCGCGCAGAACGTTCTTTGCTTCGCGCCGGGCCTTCTGACCGGCACCGCTGCAGCTAACTCCGGCCGCCTCTCCGCAGGCGCCAAGAGCCCCCTTACCGGCGGCATCAAGGAGTCCAACGCCGGCGGCACCGCGGCACAGATGTTGGCTAAACTCGGCATCAAGGCCCTCATCATCGAAGGCGCGCCGAAATCCGGCACCTGGTACAACCTCGCCGTGGGGATCAACGGCGTCACCATCAACGAGGAGAAAGAACTTCTCGGCGCCGGCAACTTCGCCGTCATCGATGCAGTTGAGCAGCGCCTGGGCAAGAAGACCGGCGTCCTCACCATCGGCATCGCCGGCGAGCTTAAGATGACCGCGGCTAACATCTCCGTGAAGGACCCGGACAGCAAGATCCGCAGCCACGGCCGTGGCGGCCTGGGCGCAGTCATGGGCTCCAAGCAGATCAAATTCATCTCCATCGACGGTGAGGGCGCGAAACCCGTGACCATCGCCGATCCGGAGAAATTCAAGACCGCGGCAAGGGCCTTCTCCAAGGCGCTTCTCGACCACCCGGTTTCCGGCGAAGGCCTGCCGACCTACGGCACCAACGTCCTCGTCAACATCCTGAACGAAGCAGGCGGCCTGCCGACCAGGAACTTCACCGTCGGCCAGTTCGAAGGGCACGACAAGATTTCCGGCGAGACCATGCACGACACCATCGCGGCACGCGGCGGTAAGGTGAAGCACGGCTGCCACGCAGGGTGCATCATCCAGTGCTCCCAGGTCTACAACGACAAGGACGGCAAGTACGTCACCTCCGGTTTCGAGTACGAGACCATCTGGGGCCTTGGTGCCGACTGCTGCATCGACAACCTGGACGACATCGCCCGTGCCGACAACCTGATGGACGACATCGGGATCGACTCCATCGAGACCGCCGTCATGTTCGGCGTCGCCATGGAAGCCGGCATCCTCAACTGGGGCGACTCCAAGGAAATGCTGCGCCTTCTGACCGAAGAGATCGGCAAAGGGACCGCCCTGGGCCGCATCCTGGGTGGCGGCGCCGGCTCCGTCGGCCGCACCTACGGCGTCACCCGCGTACCGGTCGTGAAGAACCAGGGAATCCCGGCCTACGACCCGCGCTCCGTCAAGGGTATCGGCGTCACCTACGCGACCAGCACCATGGGCGCCGACCACACCTCCGGCTACACCATCGCCACCAACATCCTGAACGTCGGCGGCTACGTCGATCCGCTCAAGAAGGACGGCCAGGTCGAGCTTTCCCGCAACCTGCAGATCGCGACCGCTGCGGTCGACTCCACCGGCATGTGCATCTTCGTGGCCTTCCCGGCCCTGGACATCCCGGAGTGCCTCCCGGCCCTGATCGACATGATCAACGCCCGCTTCGACATCGCCCTTACCGGCGACGACGTCACCAACCTGGGCAAGCATGTCCTGAAGCTCGAGCGCAAGTTCAACCAGGAAGCGGGGCTCACCAACGTGCACGACCGCCTGCCGGACTTCTTCAAAACCGAGCCGGTGGCGCCGCACAACGCGGTATGGGACTTCACCGACGCGGAACTCGACGAGTTCTGGAACTTCTAAAAAACGCGCCACTCCCCGGCGTGACGCAAGTCACGCCGGGCTTTTTCGTTTCTACCCACGAATTCGCAGGTGCCACATGAGAATCACGCTCAAGCTTTTCGCGACATTTAGAAACGGCAGGTTCAAGGTGGCCGAGCAGGAACTCCCGGATGGGACCGAGGTGCGGGCCGTGGTGCTGAGCCTTGGGCTTACCGAAGAGGAGATCGGTATCGTCATGCTGAACGGCAGGCACGGGGAACTCGACTCCAAGCTCGCCGACCAGGACACCCTGTCCCTGTTCCCGCTGGTAGGAGGAGGCTGAAATGCTGAAAGCACTTACCTTTCTCAAGGATTCCGCCCAAGCGGGTATGCTCTCCTGGAACGCGCAGAGCCAAGCCGCGGCCCAGTTCGGGTTGAGGTACCACGAAGTCGAAGCACTGGCCCTGGAAAACGGGATCTTCCCCGCGCGCTACCAGCGCAACCGGAACATGATCTCGATCGAGGAGCAGTTGAAGCTGTTCCGCAGCCGCGTGGCAGTGATCGGCTGCGGGGGGCTCGGCGGGTACGTCATCGAGGAGCTGGCGCGCATAGGCGTCGGCCACATCGTTGCCATAGACCCCGACGTCTTCGAGGAGCACAACCTGAACCGCCAGATCCTCTCCACGCCGGCGACGCTTGGCAAGGCCAAGGTCGATGCCGCCGTAGACCGTGTGGCGGAGATCAACCCCGCCGTCACCGTTACCCCCGTTCAAGATTATTTCTGCCTCGCCAACGGGTTCGAACAGCTCGCCGGCTCGCTGGTGGCGATCGACGCCCTGGACAGCATATCGTACCGGCTGGAGCTGGCCGAGTTTTGCACCTTGGCGGGGATACCGATGGTCCACGGCGCCATCGGCGGCTGGTATGGCCACGTGGCAACGCAGCTCCCCGGCGACACCACCGTGCAGAGCATCTACCGCCACTGGGTGGCGGGAAAAGGGATCGAGCAGCAACTGGGAAACCCCGCATTCACCCCGGCCGTAGTGGCAAGCCTGGAGGTGGCTGAGGCATGCAAGATCCTCCTCGGCAAGGGAGAGCTTTTGCGCGACCGCAAGCTGAGCATCGACCTTCTCGAGATGGAGTTCCACGAGATCTCATACCCCAAGGTGCCTTCCGTCGAATTGGTCGTCGCTGCATAATGGTGTACTGCGTAGGGCGGGCGTTCTAGCCGCGGTTGCAAGGCGCCGAGTCCATCGTAGAAACTGCGAGGTGTAACATGCCAAGCTTTGAAGAAGCACGCGATATCATACTGGCCAACGTGCACCAGTTGGGAGAGGAGATGGTTCCCCTCCTGGAGGCCGTGGGCCGGGTGGTGAGACGGGACGTAATCGCCCCCTGGGACCTGCCCCAGTTCGACAACTCTGCCATGGACGGCTTCGCCGTGCGCGCGGCCGATTGCAGCCAGGTTCCAGCGGAGCTTTGCGTCACCGGTTTCCTGCCGGCAGGCGCTGACGGGCCGGCCGCTGCGGAGCCTGGGTGCGCAGTGCGGATCATGACCGGCGCCCCCATTCCCCCGGGATGCAACGCCGTCGTCCCTATCGAGGAAACCGAAGAAAACGGCGACCAGGTGGTGATCCGGCAGAAAGTGCAGCCGCGGCAGCATGTCCGGCACCAAGGCTCTGACGTCGCGGCTGGAGCACCCATCATCGAGGCAGGAACCACGGTGCGCCCGGCAGAGATCGGCATGCTGGCGGCCATGGGACAGGCTCTGGTCCCGGTGTACCGCAAGGCCCGCGTGGCGATCCTTTCCACCGGCGACGAGCTTGTTGAACTAGGCGAGCCCCCTGCCCCCGGGCGGGTGATCAACACCAACGCCCTCTCGCTTGCCGCTGCCGTGCGCGAGGCGGGAGCCGAGCCGGTGCTTCTCGGCATCGCCAAAGACGACATCGAAAGCCATCGGGAGAAGATAGAGCAGGGATTTTTGTGCGACGCCCTGATCACCTCCGCCGGGGTATCGGCTGGAGACCGTGACCTGGTACGGGAAGTTCTGGCGGAGCTGGGGGCGCAGGAGCAGTTCTGGAAGGTCGCCATGAAGCCGGGCGGCCCGACCGCGTTCGCCCTGAAGGACGGAAGGCCCGTCTTCTCGCTCCCGGGCAACCCCGTCTCCACCATGGTCACCTTCGAGCTCCTGGTAAAACCGGCGCTCTTGAAGATGATGGGGTACCGGAAAGTGGTGCGCCCCTTCGTGAAGGGGATCCTCGCGGAGGATGCACACAAGAAGCAAGGGAAGACCCACTTTATCCGGGTCACCGTCAAGAAAAGGCATGGGCGCTACGTCGCCTACTGCGCCGGGGACCAGCACACCGCGATACTGAGCACCATGACCAGGTGCGACGCGCTCGCCGCCCTCCCCTCCGGGGCCACCTTCGTCGCGGCGGGAAGCGAGGTCGACCTGGTCCTCCTGAGGGACGTGGAACTGGTGCCGGAAACGACTTCTTAGCCGCAGGCATAAAAGGAGAAACCATGTTCAACCACTTCGACGAGCAGGGGCAGGCCATCATGGTAGACGTGAGCGGAAAGCAGTGCACGCTGAGGACCGCGACCGCCCAGGCCCGGGTACTGCTGAAACCGGCGACCTTGGCCGCCATCCTGGAAGGATCGGTCGCCAAGGGGGACGTCCTGGGCGTGGCCCGGCTGGCCGGCATCGCCGCCGCCAAGAAGACCCCCGACCTGATTCCCCTCTCCCACCCCTTGGCAATCCACCACGCCGCCGTTGAGTTCCGGCCCGACCCGGTCACCGGCGAGCTGATGATAGAGGCGACGGTGCGGGCGTTCGAGCGGACCGGCGTCGAGATGGAAGCGATGACCGCCGCCTCGGTCGCGGCGCTCACCGTGTACGACATGTGCAAGGGGAGCGACAAGTCGATAGCGATAGCAGAGGTGGTGCTGATGTTCAAGGAAGGGGGCAAAAGCGGTACCTACCGCCGCGGCGAGCCGTAACCGGCGTGGATTCATGTCTCATTTGCTATATACCTTTTACTGAATATGCGATATAGTGCCTGCATCTCAGGAGGTGAACCCGACATGAACGAACTATTGATGCTGGTCGGCTTCTTTATTTTCTGGGTAGTGCTGCAGCGCTACATCCTCCCCAAGCTTGGGGTCCAGACTTGAATGTCGCCATCGTGCGCCCCCGGGGACCGGGGGGAGAAAGAGAAGAAAGAGCAGTAAAAAAATGAGAAAGGGCGCCGGTTGAAACCAGGCGCCCTTTCCTTTTTCGTGATGATGCTTGATCTGCTGCTACATACGGCCACAATCCCCTCTCCTCCAGGGAGAGGGTTAGTGTGAGGGGACCTGTCGCCGCTTCTTAGTACCTGTAGTGCTCCGACTTGTACGGGCCTTCCTTCTTCACTCCGATGTAGTCTGCCTGCGCGTCGGTGAGCTCGGTCAGCATGGCGCCCAAGGTCTTCAGCTGCAGGCGCGCCACCTTCTCGTCCAGTTCCTTCGGAAGGGTGTAGACGCCGACCGGGTACTTGCCGGGGTTGCAGAAGATCTCCATCTGCGCCAGGGTCTGGTTGGCGAACGAGGAGGACATGACGTAGGAGGGGTGACCGGTGGCACAGCCAAGGTTCACCAGGCGACCTTCCGCCAGCAGGATGATGCGCTTGCCGTCCGGGAAGATGACGTGATCCACCTGGGGCTTGATGTTCTCCCACTGGTACTGCTTCAGCTTCGCGACCTCGATCTCGTTGTCGAAGTGGCCGATGTTGCAGACGATGGCATTGTGCTTCATCGCCTTCATGTGGTCATGCGTGATGACGTCGATGTTGCCGGTGGTGGTCACGAAGATGTCGGCCTTGTCGGCGGCCCACTCCATGGTGACAACCTTGTACCCTTCCATAGCCGCCTGAAGCGCGCAGATCGGGTCGACCTCGGTCACCCATACCTGGGCCTGCAGCCCGCGCATTGCCTGGGCGCACCCCTTGCCCACGTCGCCGTAGCCGCAAATGACCGCGACCTTCCCCGCCACCATGACGTCGGTTGCGCGCTTGATGCCGTCCATGAGAGACTCGCGGCAACCGTAGATGTTGTCGAACTTGGACTTGGTCACCGAGTCGTTCACGTTGATGGCGGGGAACTTGAGCTTCCCTTTCTCGTGCATCTGGTAGAGGCGGTGCACGCCGGTGGTGGTCTCTTCGGTGACTCCCTTGATGCAGGCCGCGGTCTTGGAGTACCAGCCGGGTTCGGTCTCCAGGCGCTTCTTGATGGCGGCGAAGAGGAACTGCTCCTCCTCGCAGGTGGGGTTGGCGATGACGGAGGGGTTCTTCTCCGCGTCGCTTCCCAGGTGCAGCAGCAAGGTGGCGTCGCCGCCGTCGTCGAGGATCATGTTGGGGGCGCCGCCGTCGTGCCATTCGAAGATCTTGTGGGTGTAATCCCAGTACTCGGCCAGCGTCTCGCCCTTGTGCGCGAAGACCGGGACGCCTGCAGCCGCAATGGCCGCAGCCGCGTGATCCTGGGTAGAGAAGATGTTACAGGAAGCCCAGCGGACCTCGGCGCCGAGAGCGGTAAGGGTCTCGATCAGCATGGCGGTCTGGATGGTCATGTGCAGCGAACCTGCGATGCGCGCCCCTTTGAGCGGCTGGCTGGCGGCGTACTCCTCACGGATAGCCATGAGACCCGGCATTTCGGTCTCGGCGATGATCATCTCTTTGCGGCCCCACGCCGCGAGCGACATGTCCTTTACCTTGTAATCGTTTTCTTTCATCGATGCTTCTCCTTTTGGTGGTGTAAAAAATCTAAAAGCGGGGCTAGGGGCTAGGGGCTGGGGGCTAAAAGGCATTGGCTGCTCCACCTTCCTCTTAGCCTGCTCCCTAGTCTCTGATTCCTATCCCCTAGCCGCTGATTAGCCTTGATTGCTAGTCCCTAGTCTCTAGCCCCTGCTTTTACCGCCTTTATCAGCAGGACGGCCTCTTGCCCAACCCCGGCGCCTACCCGCTCTATCTCTACCGTGCCGAAACCGGCTCCCGCGATCCAACCCTTCAGTTCATCCTCGTCGAACCCCAGCCACTGGTCCGCCAACTGCTCGCGGGCCCATTCCCGCTCATGGCGCGCCAGGTCTGCCAGCACCAGTGCCCCCCCGGGCTTAAGCACCCGGTGGATCTCGCCCAATACGGTAAGCGGGTCGGCGGCGTGATGCAGCACCATGTTGGCGATCACACATCCCGCCCCGCCGTCGGCCAAGGGAAGATGCGTCATCTCGCCCAACCGCAACTCGGTGTTATGGTTCCCGTCGCTGCTGATGCGCCGGCGCGCCTCTTCAAGCATGGCCGGCGAATGATCCACGCCGATCACCTTCGCTGCCCGCAGGCATAGTTCGGGCA from Citrifermentans bremense harbors:
- a CDS encoding aldehyde ferredoxin oxidoreductase family protein encodes the protein MDKIFRVNMTDLTTKIEEVPAAWAGLGGRALTSTIVAAEVPPTCHALSAQNVLCFAPGLLTGTAAANSGRLSAGAKSPLTGGIKESNAGGTAAQMLAKLGIKALIIEGAPKSGTWYNLAVGINGVTINEEKELLGAGNFAVIDAVEQRLGKKTGVLTIGIAGELKMTAANISVKDPDSKIRSHGRGGLGAVMGSKQIKFISIDGEGAKPVTIADPEKFKTAARAFSKALLDHPVSGEGLPTYGTNVLVNILNEAGGLPTRNFTVGQFEGHDKISGETMHDTIAARGGKVKHGCHAGCIIQCSQVYNDKDGKYVTSGFEYETIWGLGADCCIDNLDDIARADNLMDDIGIDSIETAVMFGVAMEAGILNWGDSKEMLRLLTEEIGKGTALGRILGGGAGSVGRTYGVTRVPVVKNQGIPAYDPRSVKGIGVTYATSTMGADHTSGYTIATNILNVGGYVDPLKKDGQVELSRNLQIATAAVDSTGMCIFVAFPALDIPECLPALIDMINARFDIALTGDDVTNLGKHVLKLERKFNQEAGLTNVHDRLPDFFKTEPVAPHNAVWDFTDAELDEFWNF
- a CDS encoding MoaD/ThiS family protein, coding for MRITLKLFATFRNGRFKVAEQELPDGTEVRAVVLSLGLTEEEIGIVMLNGRHGELDSKLADQDTLSLFPLVGGG
- a CDS encoding HesA/MoeB/ThiF family protein — protein: MLKALTFLKDSAQAGMLSWNAQSQAAAQFGLRYHEVEALALENGIFPARYQRNRNMISIEEQLKLFRSRVAVIGCGGLGGYVIEELARIGVGHIVAIDPDVFEEHNLNRQILSTPATLGKAKVDAAVDRVAEINPAVTVTPVQDYFCLANGFEQLAGSLVAIDALDSISYRLELAEFCTLAGIPMVHGAIGGWYGHVATQLPGDTTVQSIYRHWVAGKGIEQQLGNPAFTPAVVASLEVAEACKILLGKGELLRDRKLSIDLLEMEFHEISYPKVPSVELVVAA
- a CDS encoding molybdopterin molybdotransferase MoeA, with the protein product MPSFEEARDIILANVHQLGEEMVPLLEAVGRVVRRDVIAPWDLPQFDNSAMDGFAVRAADCSQVPAELCVTGFLPAGADGPAAAEPGCAVRIMTGAPIPPGCNAVVPIEETEENGDQVVIRQKVQPRQHVRHQGSDVAAGAPIIEAGTTVRPAEIGMLAAMGQALVPVYRKARVAILSTGDELVELGEPPAPGRVINTNALSLAAAVREAGAEPVLLGIAKDDIESHREKIEQGFLCDALITSAGVSAGDRDLVREVLAELGAQEQFWKVAMKPGGPTAFALKDGRPVFSLPGNPVSTMVTFELLVKPALLKMMGYRKVVRPFVKGILAEDAHKKQGKTHFIRVTVKKRHGRYVAYCAGDQHTAILSTMTRCDALAALPSGATFVAAGSEVDLVLLRDVELVPETTS
- the moaC gene encoding cyclic pyranopterin monophosphate synthase MoaC, which encodes MFNHFDEQGQAIMVDVSGKQCTLRTATAQARVLLKPATLAAILEGSVAKGDVLGVARLAGIAAAKKTPDLIPLSHPLAIHHAAVEFRPDPVTGELMIEATVRAFERTGVEMEAMTAASVAALTVYDMCKGSDKSIAIAEVVLMFKEGGKSGTYRRGEP
- the ahcY gene encoding adenosylhomocysteinase; its protein translation is MKENDYKVKDMSLAAWGRKEMIIAETEMPGLMAIREEYAASQPLKGARIAGSLHMTIQTAMLIETLTALGAEVRWASCNIFSTQDHAAAAIAAAGVPVFAHKGETLAEYWDYTHKIFEWHDGGAPNMILDDGGDATLLLHLGSDAEKNPSVIANPTCEEEQFLFAAIKKRLETEPGWYSKTAACIKGVTEETTTGVHRLYQMHEKGKLKFPAINVNDSVTKSKFDNIYGCRESLMDGIKRATDVMVAGKVAVICGYGDVGKGCAQAMRGLQAQVWVTEVDPICALQAAMEGYKVVTMEWAADKADIFVTTTGNIDVITHDHMKAMKHNAIVCNIGHFDNEIEVAKLKQYQWENIKPQVDHVIFPDGKRIILLAEGRLVNLGCATGHPSYVMSSSFANQTLAQMEIFCNPGKYPVGVYTLPKELDEKVARLQLKTLGAMLTELTDAQADYIGVKKEGPYKSEHYRY